The region GTGCGGCGACCGCAGAACGGTGAACTTATTGATCCGCGTCGGCAGCGGAACGGGCCCGGCCACCTTGGCCCCCGTACGCTGGGCGGTGTCCACGATCTCGGTCGCCGACTGGTCGAGCAAGCGATGATCGTAGGCTTTCAGACGAATGCGAATCTTCGGCGTCGTCATGGTCCTACTCGATGATCTCCGTCACCACGCCGGCGCCGACAGTGCGGCCGCCTTCGCGGATGGCGAAGTGAAGACCCTTCTCGGCGGCGATCGGGGTGATGAGGTTGACGACCAGATTCACGTTGTCGC is a window of Deltaproteobacteria bacterium DNA encoding:
- the tuf gene encoding elongation factor Tu (EF-Tu; promotes GTP-dependent binding of aminoacyl-tRNA to the A-site of ribosomes during protein biosynthesis; when the tRNA anticodon matches the mRNA codon, GTP hydrolysis results; the inactive EF-Tu-GDP leaves the ribosome and release of GDP is promoted by elongation factor Ts; many prokaryotes have two copies of the gene encoding EF-Tu) yields the protein DNVNLVVNLITPIAAEKGLHFAIREGGRTVGAGVVTEIIE
- the rpsJ gene encoding 30S ribosomal protein S10, whose amino-acid sequence is MTTPKIRIRLKAYDHRLLDQSATEIVDTAQRTGAKVAGPVPLPTRINKFTVLRSPHVDKKSREQFEIRTHKRLLDILEPTQQTLDALMKLDLSAGVDVEIKT